The following proteins are encoded in a genomic region of Oncorhynchus gorbuscha isolate QuinsamMale2020 ecotype Even-year linkage group LG11, OgorEven_v1.0, whole genome shotgun sequence:
- the LOC124048922 gene encoding uncharacterized protein LOC124048922, which produces MTLSMSPAAVCQCFTLVSLCTSIADPNWIQVRNSTDPGGKQIIYGVAFTLHAAQNITDTGPLGGVNGWGMWLLYALAALCYTAVLLSSSSFLLDFLGTGMSHPRLVLSLHISTVVFLMSVLGVCGACLYVISGNLQEGKFGLLWDWVGGWTTWPGSWSPRPGTRSQAGAVGMQAYPGESFYIAILGLLFSCLASVISLSCPGDPTSTQSDYTAMVEGDDSDTEPLTPREQGVGQSGGDNRGEEWAGEVVPELNQVEVDGGGDC; this is translated from the exons ATGACTCTGAGCATGTCTCCGGCTGCGGTTTGCCAGTGCTTTACTTTGGTGTCCCTGTGCACGTCCATCGCTGACCCCAACTGGATCCAGGTCAGGAACAGTACTGACCCCGGAGGAAAACAAATCATCTATGGAGTGGCCTTCACACTGCACGCTGCCCAGAACATCACTGACACAG GTCCTCTGGGTGGTGTTAACGGCTGGGGGATGTGGCTGCTCTATGCCCTGGCGGCTCTGTGCtacactgctgtcctgctctccAGCTCCTCCTTCTTATTGGACTTCTTGGGGACTGGGATGTCCCACCCTCGACTGGTGTTGTCACTCCACATCTCCACTG TTGTTTTCCTAATGTCCGTGCTGGGAGTGTGTGGGGCTTGCCTGTACGTCATCAGCGGCAACCTTCAGGAGGGCAAATTTGGGCTACTGTGGGACTGGGTAGGGGGCTGGACCACCTGGCCTGGGTCTTGGTCTCCTAGGCCTGGCACCAGAAGCCAAGCAGGGGCAGTGGGGATGCAGGCTTACCCAGGGGAGAGCTTCTACATTGCCATTCTGGGCCTACTTTTTTCCTGCCTGGCTTCTGTGATTAGCCTGAGTTGCCCGGGGGACCCCACCTCTACCCAGAGTGACTACACAGCCATGGTGGAAGGGGACGACAGTGACACAGAGCCCCTCACCCCCAGGGAGCAGGGAGTAGGCCAGTCTGGCGGAGACAACAGGGGGGAGGAGTGGGCAGGAGAGGTGGTCCCTGAACTGAATCaggtggaggtggatggaggtggAGACTGCTAA